One Paenibacillus sp. FSL W8-0186 genomic window carries:
- a CDS encoding copper amine oxidase, which produces MNLNWRRVAVLVLAFSLAGGSMLFADSATQKVKLYMDGREVEDGGYVIDGKTYVPVRELEGLVEYDEATKKVNYYKPNVHIFLFKGKDVFSDIEKTGKLKFSVFSQIDNLRTEISAVRVAITAPDGTSRTIQTKDVKDTGSNFYFVTDDYTYDFKTAGKYTLGFYMKPAAGNSDFVLVSEKSINVLK; this is translated from the coding sequence ATGAACTTAAATTGGAGAAGAGTAGCGGTACTAGTGTTGGCATTCTCCCTTGCGGGCGGATCCATGCTGTTTGCAGATTCAGCAACTCAGAAAGTAAAGCTGTATATGGATGGCCGTGAAGTGGAAGATGGCGGTTATGTGATCGATGGCAAAACTTATGTCCCGGTCCGGGAGCTCGAGGGACTGGTCGAATATGACGAAGCGACGAAAAAGGTTAATTATTATAAGCCTAACGTGCATATTTTCTTATTTAAAGGCAAGGATGTGTTCTCCGATATCGAGAAGACCGGCAAGCTTAAGTTCAGCGTATTCTCGCAAATCGACAATCTGAGAACGGAAATATCCGCCGTCAGAGTTGCGATTACGGCACCGGACGGCACCTCCAGAACGATTCAGACCAAAGATGTTAAAGATACCGGCAGCAACTTTTATTTCGTCACTGACGATTATACGTATGATTTCAAAACAGCGGGCAAATATACGCTCGGTTTCTACATGAAGCCGGCGGCCGGCAATTCCGATTTCGTCCTCGTGTCGGAGAAAAGCATCAATGTGCTGAAATAA
- a CDS encoding GNAT family N-acetyltransferase, whose protein sequence is MAAAVIIAVNSEEQLEKCLNIRKEVFVEEQKVPIDLEIDEYDVISPDAVHVLIEMEGTAAATGRITYYKDNSAKMQRISVRKPFRSQGVGKILLLAMEERARELGLTKSVLDAQCQAEGFYAKLGYETISTEPFYDAGILHVRMEKPL, encoded by the coding sequence ATGGCTGCTGCTGTAATTATAGCCGTTAATTCGGAAGAGCAATTGGAGAAATGTCTAAACATTCGCAAGGAAGTTTTCGTAGAGGAGCAGAAGGTGCCGATCGATCTGGAAATCGATGAATATGATGTGATCAGCCCGGACGCCGTTCATGTGCTGATCGAAATGGAAGGTACGGCTGCGGCAACGGGAAGAATTACGTACTATAAAGATAACAGCGCCAAAATGCAGCGGATTTCGGTTCGGAAGCCGTTCCGTTCGCAAGGCGTAGGCAAAATACTGCTGCTCGCCATGGAAGAGCGGGCCAGAGAGCTGGGACTGACGAAGTCCGTCCTTGATGCGCAATGCCAGGCCGAGGGCTTCTACGCCAAGCTGGGTTATGAGACGATTTCCACGGAACCGTTCTATGACGCAGGCATATTGCATGTACGCATGGAAAAGCCGTTATAA
- a CDS encoding DUF1292 domain-containing protein has translation MSDHKHEHGEACGCGHDHDHEHEEFVLTLTDEEGNDVEMVLVETFDVAEKVYALLLERNNPEADGIILRLEEENEEMVLYNIEDEDEWRQVEAAYNELVSGQDEV, from the coding sequence ATGAGCGATCACAAGCATGAACACGGCGAAGCGTGCGGCTGCGGACACGATCATGACCATGAGCACGAGGAGTTTGTGCTCACGCTGACGGACGAAGAAGGCAACGACGTGGAAATGGTTCTCGTCGAAACATTCGACGTAGCCGAGAAAGTATATGCGCTATTGCTTGAGCGGAACAATCCGGAAGCGGACGGGATCATCCTTCGTCTGGAAGAAGAGAACGAGGAAATGGTTCTTTACAACATTGAAGATGAGGACGAATGGCGTCAAGTGGAGGCGGCCTACAACGAGCTGGTCTCCGGTCAAGATGAAGTGTAG
- a CDS encoding aminotransferase class I/II-fold pyridoxal phosphate-dependent enzyme — protein sequence MDHQVTPLFTALKKHAAGNPVQFHIPGHKKGLGTDKEFREFIGDNALSIDLINIAPLDDLHQPTGVIEEAQKLAADAFGADYTYFSVQGTSGAIMTMILSICSPGDKIIVPRNVHKSVMSAIIFAGAKPVFVSPAQDENLGIDHGITTSSVRRALKRHPDAKAVVVINPTYFGVCANLKEIVDLAHSFNVPVLVDEAHGVHIHFHEELPMSAMEAGADMAATSVHKLGGSMTQSSVLNLNVKNGYVNPQRVQTIISMLTTTSTSYVLLASLDTARRNLALNGREMIQRALDMAHHARHEINKIEGLYCFGREILGSEAAYDHDPTKLTIHVRHLGITGYETENWLRDNYNIEVELSDMYNILCFITPGDTEETVETLLTALRELSKMYYKENNANELIVKIPEIPQLSLIPRDAFYADTEVVPFKESAGRIIAEFIYVYPPGIPILLPGEVISQDNIDYIVDHVEVGLPVKGPEDRYINQVKVIVEADPIF from the coding sequence ATGGATCATCAAGTCACACCGCTGTTTACCGCGCTCAAGAAGCACGCGGCCGGCAATCCCGTTCAATTTCATATTCCCGGGCACAAAAAAGGGCTTGGTACCGATAAAGAATTTCGAGAATTCATAGGTGATAATGCCCTCTCGATCGATTTGATCAACATTGCACCGCTCGATGATCTGCACCAGCCTACCGGCGTCATCGAAGAAGCACAGAAGCTGGCAGCGGACGCGTTCGGCGCCGATTACACGTATTTCTCCGTTCAGGGCACTAGCGGCGCGATTATGACGATGATCCTGTCCATTTGCTCCCCCGGCGATAAAATCATCGTACCGAGGAACGTGCACAAATCCGTCATGTCGGCCATTATTTTCGCTGGCGCCAAGCCGGTCTTCGTCTCCCCTGCACAGGACGAGAACCTGGGGATCGATCACGGCATTACCACTTCTTCCGTAAGAAGGGCGCTGAAGCGCCATCCGGATGCCAAGGCGGTAGTGGTGATCAACCCGACCTATTTCGGGGTCTGCGCCAATTTGAAGGAAATCGTCGACCTTGCCCACAGCTTCAATGTCCCTGTGCTCGTGGACGAAGCGCACGGCGTGCACATCCATTTCCATGAGGAGCTTCCGATGTCGGCGATGGAGGCCGGCGCCGATATGGCCGCGACAAGCGTGCATAAGCTGGGCGGATCGATGACACAGAGTTCCGTGCTGAATCTGAACGTAAAGAACGGATATGTCAACCCGCAGCGCGTTCAGACGATCATCAGCATGCTGACTACAACGTCGACTTCATATGTGCTGCTCGCTTCGCTGGACACGGCAAGAAGGAATCTTGCGCTTAACGGGCGGGAAATGATCCAGCGTGCACTGGACATGGCGCATCATGCCCGGCATGAAATCAATAAGATCGAAGGCTTGTACTGCTTCGGGCGGGAGATTCTCGGCAGCGAAGCTGCCTACGATCATGACCCGACCAAGCTGACGATTCACGTCCGCCATCTGGGGATCACCGGCTATGAGACGGAGAACTGGCTAAGAGATAACTACAATATCGAGGTAGAGCTCAGCGACATGTACAACATTCTGTGCTTCATTACCCCGGGTGATACGGAAGAAACCGTAGAAACGCTGCTCACAGCGCTGCGCGAATTGTCTAAAATGTATTATAAAGAAAATAATGCCAACGAGCTAATCGTAAAAATACCGGAAATTCCTCAGCTCTCGCTTATTCCGCGTGATGCATTCTATGCAGATACCGAGGTCGTTCCTTTTAAAGAATCGGCAGGCCGCATCATTGCCGAGTTCATCTATGTGTACCCGCCGGGCATCCCGATTCTCCTCCCTGGAGAAGTCATATCCCAGGACAATATCGACTATATCGTTGATCATGTGGAGGTAGGGCTTCCCGTAAAGGGACCGGAGGACCGGTACATCAATCAGGTGAAGGTCATCGTCGAAGCCGACCCGATTTTCTGA
- a CDS encoding MBL fold metallo-hydrolase, with protein sequence MSLRLQMLGTGGAFAKQYFNNNGLLYADDYTLLIDCGITAPLALHRIGKPMEAIDAVLITHIHGDHVGGLEEYAFRMKYGHGRKPVLYVPEPLAEPLWENTLKGGLGQDGIEKLEDAFHVHLLREGQTSELAPGLTLEIIRTPHIPGKNSYSLYLNSEIFYSADMIFQPELLKKLVYRRGCRKILHEVQLTGPGQVHTTLAELLTLPADIRAKISLMHYGDEMESYIGQTLEMDFLRQHEIYQL encoded by the coding sequence TTGTCGCTTCGCCTTCAGATGCTTGGTACAGGCGGTGCTTTTGCCAAGCAATATTTCAATAACAACGGACTATTGTATGCAGACGACTATACGCTGCTGATCGATTGCGGAATTACGGCTCCGCTGGCGCTTCACCGGATCGGCAAGCCGATGGAGGCCATCGACGCCGTTCTGATCACCCATATTCATGGCGATCATGTCGGCGGATTGGAGGAATATGCTTTCCGTATGAAATACGGCCATGGACGAAAGCCTGTGCTTTACGTTCCCGAGCCGCTGGCAGAGCCGCTATGGGAGAACACCCTGAAAGGCGGGCTGGGTCAGGACGGCATCGAAAAGCTGGAGGACGCCTTTCATGTCCATCTCCTTCGCGAGGGGCAAACCTCGGAGCTAGCGCCAGGCCTCACGCTTGAAATCATTCGCACCCCTCATATTCCTGGGAAGAACAGCTACTCTTTATACCTGAACAGTGAAATTTTTTACAGCGCGGATATGATCTTTCAGCCCGAACTGCTGAAGAAGCTCGTATATCGGCGCGGCTGCCGTAAAATTCTGCATGAAGTGCAGTTGACAGGACCGGGTCAGGTTCACACCACTTTGGCAGAGCTTCTGACCTTGCCTGCGGACATCCGGGCGAAAATCTCGCTGATGCACTACGGCGATGAAATGGAGAGCTATATCGGCCAGACGCTCGAGATGGATTTCCTTCGCCAGCATGAAATCTATCAGTTATAG
- a CDS encoding DUF3892 domain-containing protein produces the protein MAVDSRETFIAVQRNGDGNLTRFKTSSGRILNYEDALSEVNAGAIAGVNIFKGKDGEMYIRGDADGDPTNNLDALPTFE, from the coding sequence ATGGCTGTAGACAGCAGAGAGACTTTTATCGCGGTTCAAAGAAACGGGGACGGCAACCTGACCCGGTTCAAAACCTCCAGTGGCCGTATATTGAACTATGAGGATGCGCTGAGTGAGGTAAATGCCGGTGCCATTGCGGGAGTGAACATTTTTAAGGGAAAAGACGGCGAGATGTATATCCGCGGCGATGCGGACGGAGATCCAACCAACAATTTGGACGCGCTGCCCACATTCGAATAG